A region of the Candidatus Paceibacterota bacterium genome:
TTGAGTCCCTTTCTTCATATGCTCGCCAGTTCCTGCGACAAATGCAGAAGCCTGACGTTGATGAAATAACCGGTCTTTCACCGGCTATTTCTATTGACCAGAAGTCTCGTTCAAATAACCCACGTTCAAACGTAGCAACAATCACTGAGATCTATGACTATCTCCGGTTGCTCTATGCGCGCATTGGAAAGCCTCACTGTTTGGTCTGCGGTCGTGAGATTAAGAAGTTGTCTCAAGAAGAAATTATGGCAACGATTCTTGAATCAGTTGCAAAAATTTCGACATCTGGAAAAGGAAAGAAGGAAGTCATGGGTGTTAAGTATTCTGATGCAAAACTCGCAATCTACGCTCCTGTTGTAGTTGGACGAAAGGGTGAGTATTACCAAATGCTCTATGACTATCTTGGAAAGGGATACGAGCGCGCACTTGTTGATGGAGAAGAGAAGAAACTTCGAGAGCAGATTACACTTGATAAAAACAAGAAACACGACATCGACATTTTGATCGATGAGTTTTTCGTATCTCAACTTCAAAGTGATAGTAAGGACATGAAGGAGCGACTTTCTGAGGCTCTTGAACGATCTCTCACTGAATCTAATGGATTAATCCGTATTAAAACTGGTGATGAAGAACGTTTGATCTCAGCAAAGTTTATGTGTCCGTACGATGGATTTGCGTATCCTGAAATCGAACCTCGACTATTTTCTTTCAACTCACCATACGGAGCATGTCCAACATGTAACGGACTTGGTACAAAGTATTTTATGGGAGAAGACCCATGTGAGACATGTGGAGGAGCACGACTTCGCCAAGAAGCACTCCATGTATTTATTGGTGGAGAGGACAGTGGTATTGAAAAAATTAATATTCATAGCCTCATATCAAAGTCAGTTGAAGATGTATTTGATTTTTTTGAATCCCTCAAACTCACAACATCTGAAAAAATTATTTCAAAAGTTATCCTTCGAGAAATCCAGTCACGACTTCAATTCATGCTCGACGTTGGTATTGAATACTTAACACTCGATCGTCGCGCACATACACTTTCTGGAGGAGAATCACAACGTATTCGCTTGGCATCACAATTAGGATCGGGTCTCGTGGGGGCACTCTACGTACTTGATGAACCAACCATTGGACTTCACCAGAGAGATAACGATCGTTTGATTAAAACACTTACAAGTCTTCGTGATGCAGGAAACACCATTATTGTCGTTGAACACGATGAGGACACTATCTTTGCTTCTGACTATCTTGTAGATATTGGACCAGGCGCTGGAGTTGCTGGAGGTGAAATTGTAGTAGCTGACTATTTAGATAAACTTCTTACTGCAAAGAAAAACGATTCAGGATCATTAACACTCGCGTACTTGCGTGGTGAAAAGGTTGTTGAAATTCCAGAGCGTAGAACAAAGGAGGCTGGAAAGATTATCATCCGCAATGGAAATGCATTTAACATCAAAGGACTCAACGCAGAAATTCCACTTGGAAAGCTTGTGTGTATCACTGGCGTTTCTGGATCAGGAAAGTCTACATTTATGTACGAGATCGTGCATAAGAATCTCCAAGCTCGTCTTGAACGAAAGTACCGTTCGAATGAAATGATCAATTGCTCAAGCTTTACTGGTAGCGAATACGTATCACGTACAATTTTAATTGACCAATCAGCCATTGGACGAACTCCACGATCAAACCCTGCAACATACACTGGTTCATGGACTTTTATTCGTGATATGTTTGCATCAAGTAGCGAAGCGCGTGCACGTGGCTGGAAAGCAAACCGATTCTCATTTAACGTAAAAGGAGGACGATGTGAAGCTTGCCAAGGAAACGGTGAAATTGCAGTTGAAATGAGTTTCCTCCCAACGGTATATGTTCCTTGTGAGGTGTGTGGTGGAACTCGATTCATGAAAGAGACTCTCGAGGTGAAATACAAGAAGAAGAGTATTTACGATGTCCTTAAAATGACTGTTGATGAGGCACTAAAATTCTTTGAGGATATTCCTGCAATTCATGACCGACTACAATCACTTAATGAAGTGGGTCTTGGATACCTCGAACTTGGTCAATCCGCAACAACACTCTCAGGCGGAGAAGCGCAACGCGTAAAAATCTCTTCTGAGTTATATCGACCACATACTCAAAAGACAATCTATCTTATGGATGAGCCAACTATCGGACTCCACTACGAAGATGTTCGAAAACTAATTGAAATTTTGCAGAAGTTGGTTGATAAAGGAAATACAGTACTTGTCATTGAACACAATATAGATTTGATTAAATCATCTGATCACATTATCGACATTGGTCCACTTGGAGGAGTGGGTGGTGGACAAATCGTTGCAAAGGGAACTCCAGAAGAAGTTGCACGAAATGCAAAAAGCTATACGGGTCAGTATTTGAAGAAACATCTGAAGTAGGGGGGTGGTTTGGTAGTATAAAACTATCGTATGACTATCGAAGATTTTGAAAAAATCGGTTTACCAGACGTTCCTGGTATATATAAATTTACGGACGCATCCGGGAAGATTTTGTATATCGGAAAAGCAACATCACTTCGATCGCGTGTTCGTAGCTATTTTAACCATGATGTCATCGCTACTCGTGGTCGACACATCGTCGACATGGTCACTCTTTCAAAAACGGTGGATTATGAGGTGACTCCATCAGTGCTTGAAGCGTTGATTATGGAAGCAAATCTCATTAAAGAACATCTTCCTAAATACAACTCACAACAAAAAGACAATAAGAGCTATAACTTTGTTGTTATTACCAACGAAAAATTCCCAAAACTCCTCACTGTTCGTGGGCGGACACTTTCCATGACGTTTCCAAAAAAGTCTGTGAAATATTCCTTTGGACCGTTTCCAAATGGAGGGTCACTTAGAGAAGCGTTAAAAATTATCAGAAAGATTTTTCCATATAGAGACGATAAATGTGTTCCGGCAGAAACACAGCTTGAAGGCGGTAAAACGACACCTAAACCCTGCTTTAACAGACAGATTGGCCTTTGTCCTGGAGTATGTACTGGTGAGGTAAACGCAGAGGAATACGGACGAAATGTAAGACACCTTGTACTATTTTTCAGTGGCAAAAAGAAGCAACTAATTGAAATACTTGAAAAAGATATGCGTAGTGCCGCAAAAGAACAGCGCTTTGAAGAGGCTGGCCGTATTAAGCGCTCAATCTATTCTCTTGATCACATTAACGACATAGCAATCATCAAGCGTGATGATGTAGATGACAAGCCAATGATGGAGCGAGAAAAATTAGGAGAAGACTTTTCTGATCCAGATGAAGAGATTCAGTATGATCCTGAAGTGGCAGATGAAATGCGAAGGAACAATGGAAATGTATTTCGTATTGAAGCGTATGACATCGCGCACATGTCAGGAAAAGAACAGGTTGGGGTAATGGTTGTTGTTGAGAATGGCATTGTTGAAAAGAGTTGGTATCGAAAATTCAAAATTCGTACACAACGTGGTTCAAATGATGTTGGTGCACTCGCTGAAGTGGTTAAGCGTCGTCTTAAGCACGATGAGTGGCCAATGCCAAATTTAATTATCATGGACGGTGCACAACCACAAAGAAATGCAGCCGTTGAAGCAGTTATAGAAGCGGGACTTGAGGAGAAGGGGATTGTTATTGCAGCTGTTGTGAAAGACCGATCACACAAGGCAAAGGGGATACTTACCGATGGAAGTGAAAATGCGGAAAAAATTG
Encoded here:
- the uvrA gene encoding excinuclease ABC subunit UvrA, with the translated sequence MAQKTEFVHQYGKPEDRDKIVVKGARTHNLKNVTVEMPRNKMVVFTGLSGSGKSSLAFDTIFAEGQRRYVESLSSYARQFLRQMQKPDVDEITGLSPAISIDQKSRSNNPRSNVATITEIYDYLRLLYARIGKPHCLVCGREIKKLSQEEIMATILESVAKISTSGKGKKEVMGVKYSDAKLAIYAPVVVGRKGEYYQMLYDYLGKGYERALVDGEEKKLREQITLDKNKKHDIDILIDEFFVSQLQSDSKDMKERLSEALERSLTESNGLIRIKTGDEERLISAKFMCPYDGFAYPEIEPRLFSFNSPYGACPTCNGLGTKYFMGEDPCETCGGARLRQEALHVFIGGEDSGIEKINIHSLISKSVEDVFDFFESLKLTTSEKIISKVILREIQSRLQFMLDVGIEYLTLDRRAHTLSGGESQRIRLASQLGSGLVGALYVLDEPTIGLHQRDNDRLIKTLTSLRDAGNTIIVVEHDEDTIFASDYLVDIGPGAGVAGGEIVVADYLDKLLTAKKNDSGSLTLAYLRGEKVVEIPERRTKEAGKIIIRNGNAFNIKGLNAEIPLGKLVCITGVSGSGKSTFMYEIVHKNLQARLERKYRSNEMINCSSFTGSEYVSRTILIDQSAIGRTPRSNPATYTGSWTFIRDMFASSSEARARGWKANRFSFNVKGGRCEACQGNGEIAVEMSFLPTVYVPCEVCGGTRFMKETLEVKYKKKSIYDVLKMTVDEALKFFEDIPAIHDRLQSLNEVGLGYLELGQSATTLSGGEAQRVKISSELYRPHTQKTIYLMDEPTIGLHYEDVRKLIEILQKLVDKGNTVLVIEHNIDLIKSSDHIIDIGPLGGVGGGQIVAKGTPEEVARNAKSYTGQYLKKHLK
- a CDS encoding GIY-YIG nuclease family protein; the encoded protein is MTIEDFEKIGLPDVPGIYKFTDASGKILYIGKATSLRSRVRSYFNHDVIATRGRHIVDMVTLSKTVDYEVTPSVLEALIMEANLIKEHLPKYNSQQKDNKSYNFVVITNEKFPKLLTVRGRTLSMTFPKKSVKYSFGPFPNGGSLREALKIIRKIFPYRDDKCVPAETQLEGGKTTPKPCFNRQIGLCPGVCTGEVNAEEYGRNVRHLVLFFSGKKKQLIEILEKDMRSAAKEQRFEEAGRIKRSIYSLDHINDIAIIKRDDVDDKPMMEREKLGEDFSDPDEEIQYDPEVADEMRRNNGNVFRIEAYDIAHMSGKEQVGVMVVVENGIVEKSWYRKFKIRTQRGSNDVGALAEVVKRRLKHDEWPMPNLIIMDGAQPQRNAAVEAVIEAGLEEKGIVIAAVVKDRSHKAKGILTDGSENAEKIAMDHKSSILLANAEAHRFAIAYHRSLRNKLFK